From the Chiroxiphia lanceolata isolate bChiLan1 chromosome 13, bChiLan1.pri, whole genome shotgun sequence genome, one window contains:
- the CBFA2T3 gene encoding protein CBFA2T3 isoform X1, translating into MPDSPADVKTQSRSTPPAMPPPPPAVTQGATRHPSFTPNTNRDAGPPTFLPRGRFHGCLKWSMVCLLMNGSSHSPTAINGAPSTPNGFSNGPATSSSASLSTHQLPPACGARQLSKLKRFLTTLQQFGNDISPEIGERVRTLVLGLVNSTLTIEEFHAKLQEATNFPLRPFVIPFLKANLPLLQRELLHCARMAKQTPAQYLAQHEQLLLDANASSPIDSSELLLEVGESGKRRTPDRTKENGLDRDPLHPEHLSKRPCTMSPAQRYSPSNGLSHPPNGLGHPPAGPPLPQHYRLEDMAMAHHYRDAYRHPDPRELRERQRPTAMHGTRQEEVIDHRLTDREWAEEWKHLNNLLNCIMDMVEKTRRSLTVLRRCQEADREELNHWIRRYSDAEDMKKGSPPSARPHNSSSTPEAPQLDAHREFTPRPLSGYMPEEIWRKAEEAVNEVKRQAMSELQKAVSDAERKAHELITTERAKMERALAEAKRQASEDALTVINQQEDSSESCWNCGRKASETCSGCNTARYCGSFCQHKDWEKHHHVCGQTLQGLPGPTTPSAGVGLPPGPGQSDGVPTMASSPSEAGSVAASRAGTPATPAPLDSASR; encoded by the exons ATGCCTGACTCGCCGGCCGACGTGAAGACGCAGTCCAGGTCCACGCCGCCCGCCAtgcccccgccgccgcccgccgtCACCCAGGGAGCCACGCGCCACCCCTCCTTCACACCAAACACCA ATCGAGACGCTGGCCCTCCGACGTTTCTGCCTCGCGGCCGTTTTCATGGTTGCTTGAAATGGTCGATGGTCTGTCTTT TGATGAACGGGAGCAGCCACTCACCGACTGCCATCAATGGGGCTCCGTCCACCCCCAACGGGTTCAGCAACGGTCCGGCCACCTCCTCCAGCGCCTCCCTCTccacccaccagctcccacCGGCCTGTGGCGCCCGGCAGCTCTCCAAGCTCAAGCGCTTCCTCACCACACTCCAGCAGTTTGGGAATGACATCTCCCCTGAGATCGGGGAGCGGGTGCGCACCCTCGTCCTAGGGCTCGTG AACTCCACCCTCACCATCGAGGAGTTTCATGCCAAGCTCCAAGAGGCCACCAACTTCCCGCTGCGACCCTTCGTCATCCCCTTCCTCAAG GCCAACCTGCCGCTGCTGCAGCGGGAGCTGCTGCACTGTGCCCGCATGGCCAAGCAGACCCCGGCCCAGTACCTGGCCCAGcatgagcagctgctgctggacgCCAACGCCTCCTCTCCCATCGACTCCTCCGAGCTGCTCCTGGAGGTGGGCGAGAGCGGCAAGAGGAGGACGCCAGACAG gACCAAAGAGAACGGTTTGGACCGAGACCCCCTGCACCCCGAGCACCTCAGCAAGCGGCCGTGTACCATGAGCCCGGCGCAGCGCTACAGCCCCAGCAACGGGCTGAGCCACCCCCCAAACGGACTGGGGCACCCCCCTGCTggcccccccctgccccagcactaCCGCTTGGAGGACATGGCTATGGCACACCACTACCGCGACGCCTACCGGCACCCTGACCCCCGGGAGCTCCGTGAGCGCCAGCGGCCCACCG CCATGCATGGAACGCGGCAGGAGGAGGTAATCGACCACCGGCTCACTGACCGGGAGTGGGCAGAGGAGTGGAAACACCTCAACAAC CTGCTGAACTGCATCATGGACATGGTGGAGAAGACGCGGCGGTCCCTGACGGTGCTGCGGCGGTGCCAGGAGGCCGATCGTGAGGAGCTCAACCACTGGATCCGGCGCTACAGCGATGCTGAGGACATGAAGAAAGGCAGCCCCCCCTCTGCACGCCCCCACAACAGCTCCTCCACCCCCGAGGCACCCCAGTTAG ACGCTCACCGGGAATTCACACCACGGCCCCTCTCCGGGTACATGCCAGAGGAGATCTGGAGGAAGGCTG AAGAAGCTGTGAATGAGGTGAAGCGCCAGGCCATGTCCGAGCTGCAGAAGGCCGTGTCGGATGCCGAGCGCAAAGCCCACGAGCTGATCACGACAGAGCGGGCCAAGATGGAGCGCGCCCTGGCCGAGGCCAAGCGCCAGGCGTCCGAGGATGCCCTGACGGTCATCAACCAGCAGGAGGACTCGAGTGAG agctgctggaactGCGGGCGCAAGGCAAGTGAGACCTGCAGCGGCTGCAACACGGCCCGGTACTGCGGCTCCTTCTGCCAGCACAAGGATTGGGAGAAGCACCACCATGTCTGTGGGCAGACTCTGCAGGGGCTGCCGGGCCCCACCACCCCCTCCGCGGGCGTGGGGCTGCCCCCCGGGCCAGGCCAGTCCGATGGGGTGCCCACCATGGCCAGCAGCCCCAGCGAGGCAGGGTCGGTGGCCGCTTCCCGCGCCGGCACTCCGGCCACCCCGGCCCCGCTGGACAGCGCGTCCCGCTGA
- the CBFA2T3 gene encoding protein CBFA2T3 isoform X3 produces MPDSPADVKTQSRSTPPAMPPPPPAVTQGATRHPSFTPNTMMNGSSHSPTAINGAPSTPNGFSNGPATSSSASLSTHQLPPACGARQLSKLKRFLTTLQQFGNDISPEIGERVRTLVLGLVNSTLTIEEFHAKLQEATNFPLRPFVIPFLKANLPLLQRELLHCARMAKQTPAQYLAQHEQLLLDANASSPIDSSELLLEVGESGKRRTPDRTKENGLDRDPLHPEHLSKRPCTMSPAQRYSPSNGLSHPPNGLGHPPAGPPLPQHYRLEDMAMAHHYRDAYRHPDPRELRERQRPTAMHGTRQEEVIDHRLTDREWAEEWKHLNNLLNCIMDMVEKTRRSLTVLRRCQEADREELNHWIRRYSDAEDMKKGSPPSARPHNSSSTPEAPQLDAHREFTPRPLSGYMPEEIWRKAEEAVNEVKRQAMSELQKAVSDAERKAHELITTERAKMERALAEAKRQASEDALTVINQQEDSSESCWNCGRKASETCSGCNTARYCGSFCQHKDWEKHHHVCGQTLQGLPGPTTPSAGVGLPPGPGQSDGVPTMASSPSEAGSVAASRAGTPATPAPLDSASR; encoded by the exons ATGCCTGACTCGCCGGCCGACGTGAAGACGCAGTCCAGGTCCACGCCGCCCGCCAtgcccccgccgccgcccgccgtCACCCAGGGAGCCACGCGCCACCCCTCCTTCACACCAAACACCA TGATGAACGGGAGCAGCCACTCACCGACTGCCATCAATGGGGCTCCGTCCACCCCCAACGGGTTCAGCAACGGTCCGGCCACCTCCTCCAGCGCCTCCCTCTccacccaccagctcccacCGGCCTGTGGCGCCCGGCAGCTCTCCAAGCTCAAGCGCTTCCTCACCACACTCCAGCAGTTTGGGAATGACATCTCCCCTGAGATCGGGGAGCGGGTGCGCACCCTCGTCCTAGGGCTCGTG AACTCCACCCTCACCATCGAGGAGTTTCATGCCAAGCTCCAAGAGGCCACCAACTTCCCGCTGCGACCCTTCGTCATCCCCTTCCTCAAG GCCAACCTGCCGCTGCTGCAGCGGGAGCTGCTGCACTGTGCCCGCATGGCCAAGCAGACCCCGGCCCAGTACCTGGCCCAGcatgagcagctgctgctggacgCCAACGCCTCCTCTCCCATCGACTCCTCCGAGCTGCTCCTGGAGGTGGGCGAGAGCGGCAAGAGGAGGACGCCAGACAG gACCAAAGAGAACGGTTTGGACCGAGACCCCCTGCACCCCGAGCACCTCAGCAAGCGGCCGTGTACCATGAGCCCGGCGCAGCGCTACAGCCCCAGCAACGGGCTGAGCCACCCCCCAAACGGACTGGGGCACCCCCCTGCTggcccccccctgccccagcactaCCGCTTGGAGGACATGGCTATGGCACACCACTACCGCGACGCCTACCGGCACCCTGACCCCCGGGAGCTCCGTGAGCGCCAGCGGCCCACCG CCATGCATGGAACGCGGCAGGAGGAGGTAATCGACCACCGGCTCACTGACCGGGAGTGGGCAGAGGAGTGGAAACACCTCAACAAC CTGCTGAACTGCATCATGGACATGGTGGAGAAGACGCGGCGGTCCCTGACGGTGCTGCGGCGGTGCCAGGAGGCCGATCGTGAGGAGCTCAACCACTGGATCCGGCGCTACAGCGATGCTGAGGACATGAAGAAAGGCAGCCCCCCCTCTGCACGCCCCCACAACAGCTCCTCCACCCCCGAGGCACCCCAGTTAG ACGCTCACCGGGAATTCACACCACGGCCCCTCTCCGGGTACATGCCAGAGGAGATCTGGAGGAAGGCTG AAGAAGCTGTGAATGAGGTGAAGCGCCAGGCCATGTCCGAGCTGCAGAAGGCCGTGTCGGATGCCGAGCGCAAAGCCCACGAGCTGATCACGACAGAGCGGGCCAAGATGGAGCGCGCCCTGGCCGAGGCCAAGCGCCAGGCGTCCGAGGATGCCCTGACGGTCATCAACCAGCAGGAGGACTCGAGTGAG agctgctggaactGCGGGCGCAAGGCAAGTGAGACCTGCAGCGGCTGCAACACGGCCCGGTACTGCGGCTCCTTCTGCCAGCACAAGGATTGGGAGAAGCACCACCATGTCTGTGGGCAGACTCTGCAGGGGCTGCCGGGCCCCACCACCCCCTCCGCGGGCGTGGGGCTGCCCCCCGGGCCAGGCCAGTCCGATGGGGTGCCCACCATGGCCAGCAGCCCCAGCGAGGCAGGGTCGGTGGCCGCTTCCCGCGCCGGCACTCCGGCCACCCCGGCCCCGCTGGACAGCGCGTCCCGCTGA
- the CBFA2T3 gene encoding protein CBFA2T3 isoform X2, whose protein sequence is MPDSPADVKTQSRSTPPAMPPPPPAVTQGATRHPSFTPNTNRDAGPPTFLPRGRFHGCLKWSMVCLLMNGSSHSPTAINGAPSTPNGFSNGPATSSSASLSTHQLPPACGARQLSKLKRFLTTLQQFGNDISPEIGERVRTLVLGLVNSTLTIEEFHAKLQEATNFPLRPFVIPFLKANLPLLQRELLHCARMAKQTPAQYLAQHEQLLLDANASSPIDSSELLLEVGESGKRRTPDRTKENGLDRDPLHPEHLSKRPCTMSPAQRYSPSNGLSHPPNGLGHPPAGPPLPQHYRLEDMAMAHHYRDAYRHPDPRELRERQRPTAMHGTRQEEVIDHRLTDREWAEEWKHLNNLLNCIMDMVEKTRRSLTVLRRCQEADREELNHWIRRYSDAEDMKKGSPPSARPHNSSSTPEAPQLDAHREFTPRPLSGYMPEEIWRKAEAVNEVKRQAMSELQKAVSDAERKAHELITTERAKMERALAEAKRQASEDALTVINQQEDSSESCWNCGRKASETCSGCNTARYCGSFCQHKDWEKHHHVCGQTLQGLPGPTTPSAGVGLPPGPGQSDGVPTMASSPSEAGSVAASRAGTPATPAPLDSASR, encoded by the exons ATGCCTGACTCGCCGGCCGACGTGAAGACGCAGTCCAGGTCCACGCCGCCCGCCAtgcccccgccgccgcccgccgtCACCCAGGGAGCCACGCGCCACCCCTCCTTCACACCAAACACCA ATCGAGACGCTGGCCCTCCGACGTTTCTGCCTCGCGGCCGTTTTCATGGTTGCTTGAAATGGTCGATGGTCTGTCTTT TGATGAACGGGAGCAGCCACTCACCGACTGCCATCAATGGGGCTCCGTCCACCCCCAACGGGTTCAGCAACGGTCCGGCCACCTCCTCCAGCGCCTCCCTCTccacccaccagctcccacCGGCCTGTGGCGCCCGGCAGCTCTCCAAGCTCAAGCGCTTCCTCACCACACTCCAGCAGTTTGGGAATGACATCTCCCCTGAGATCGGGGAGCGGGTGCGCACCCTCGTCCTAGGGCTCGTG AACTCCACCCTCACCATCGAGGAGTTTCATGCCAAGCTCCAAGAGGCCACCAACTTCCCGCTGCGACCCTTCGTCATCCCCTTCCTCAAG GCCAACCTGCCGCTGCTGCAGCGGGAGCTGCTGCACTGTGCCCGCATGGCCAAGCAGACCCCGGCCCAGTACCTGGCCCAGcatgagcagctgctgctggacgCCAACGCCTCCTCTCCCATCGACTCCTCCGAGCTGCTCCTGGAGGTGGGCGAGAGCGGCAAGAGGAGGACGCCAGACAG gACCAAAGAGAACGGTTTGGACCGAGACCCCCTGCACCCCGAGCACCTCAGCAAGCGGCCGTGTACCATGAGCCCGGCGCAGCGCTACAGCCCCAGCAACGGGCTGAGCCACCCCCCAAACGGACTGGGGCACCCCCCTGCTggcccccccctgccccagcactaCCGCTTGGAGGACATGGCTATGGCACACCACTACCGCGACGCCTACCGGCACCCTGACCCCCGGGAGCTCCGTGAGCGCCAGCGGCCCACCG CCATGCATGGAACGCGGCAGGAGGAGGTAATCGACCACCGGCTCACTGACCGGGAGTGGGCAGAGGAGTGGAAACACCTCAACAAC CTGCTGAACTGCATCATGGACATGGTGGAGAAGACGCGGCGGTCCCTGACGGTGCTGCGGCGGTGCCAGGAGGCCGATCGTGAGGAGCTCAACCACTGGATCCGGCGCTACAGCGATGCTGAGGACATGAAGAAAGGCAGCCCCCCCTCTGCACGCCCCCACAACAGCTCCTCCACCCCCGAGGCACCCCAGTTAG ACGCTCACCGGGAATTCACACCACGGCCCCTCTCCGGGTACATGCCAGAGGAGATCTGGAGGAAGGCTG AAGCTGTGAATGAGGTGAAGCGCCAGGCCATGTCCGAGCTGCAGAAGGCCGTGTCGGATGCCGAGCGCAAAGCCCACGAGCTGATCACGACAGAGCGGGCCAAGATGGAGCGCGCCCTGGCCGAGGCCAAGCGCCAGGCGTCCGAGGATGCCCTGACGGTCATCAACCAGCAGGAGGACTCGAGTGAG agctgctggaactGCGGGCGCAAGGCAAGTGAGACCTGCAGCGGCTGCAACACGGCCCGGTACTGCGGCTCCTTCTGCCAGCACAAGGATTGGGAGAAGCACCACCATGTCTGTGGGCAGACTCTGCAGGGGCTGCCGGGCCCCACCACCCCCTCCGCGGGCGTGGGGCTGCCCCCCGGGCCAGGCCAGTCCGATGGGGTGCCCACCATGGCCAGCAGCCCCAGCGAGGCAGGGTCGGTGGCCGCTTCCCGCGCCGGCACTCCGGCCACCCCGGCCCCGCTGGACAGCGCGTCCCGCTGA